The nucleotide window CTCTCGGTATCAAAGGTCGCGGGCGCCGCCAGCCGCTGCAGCGCCGCCTCGGCCACCTCGCGCTCGGGCGAGATCACCACGTCGATGGGCAGGTGGTCGGTGCGGTAGAGGTCGGAATAGATCGCATCGAGATAGCTTTGCGCCCGCACCCGCGCGATCTTGCGGGTGATGCCGAATACCGAATGGGCCACCTGGCAGGTGACCATGTTCACCTCGTCGGAATGGGTGGCGGCGATGATGAGGTCGGCGTCGCGCGCCCCTGCCCGCTCCAGCACGTCGGGGTACGAGGCGAAGCCCGCCACCCCCTGCACATCGAGCGTATCGGCCGCGCGGCGCACCAGCTCGGGATTGCTGTCCACCACCGTTACGTCGTTCTTCTCGCCCGACAGGTGCCGCGCGATCTGCCAGCCGACCTGGCCCGCGCCGCAGATGATGATCTTCATGTGACGCTCACTCCTGCCGCCTGCAGCTGGCGGCCTGTCTCACTTGATGGCGCGAGGCCCCGGAAAGGTCAACCGCGACGGGGTGGCGACGATGCGCTGCAAAAGGGGATCTTCAGAATTTGGAACCGTCAGTCCAGGCCGCACCCTCTGTTTGCCCTGCGGTCCCACACCTTCGGACAAACGGCGCGGTCGGCTTGCCACTGGCAAGCCGCCTGCTCGCGCTGGAAGAAAGGCCTACTCGCCGGCGGCCTCGTCCTCATCCTCGTCCAGGTGCGCGATGCGCCCGCCAGACTTGGAGGTGGTGACCACCCCCAGCGACTTCAGCTTGCGGTGCAGGGCAGAGCGCTCCATCCCGACAAAGCTGGCGGTGCGGCTGATATTGCCGCCGAAGCGGTTGATCTGGGTCAGCAGGTATTCCCGTTCGAACAGCTCGCGCGCCTCGCGCAGCGGCAGCGTCGCCAACGCGCCGGCCAGCACCACCCGCCCCTCCTCGCTGCCCGGATCGGGGGCATGGCCGGGCAGTTCGCGCGCCTCGATCGGACCGTTCCCCTCGCCCAGGATCAGCGCCCGCTCGATCACGTTGCGCAGCTGGCGCACGTTGCCGGGCCAGTGCATCGTCTGCATCAGCGCCTCGGCCTCCTCCGACAGCGCCCGCAGCGGCAGGCCCTGGCTGCGGTTGAACATGGCGATGAAATGCCGGGCCAGCTCGGGGATATCCTCGCGCCGCTCGCTCAGCGGCGGCACCGGGATCGGCACCACGTTCAGGCGGTCGTAGAGCTCCTGCCGAAAGCGGCCCGCGGCAATTTCCGCCGGCAGGTCGCGCGTGGTCGAGGAGATCACCCGCAGATCGACGCGCACCTTGTCGGACCCGCCGACCCGGGTGAATTGCTGCTCCACCAGGACCCGCAGGATCTTGGACTGGGTGCCGGGCGGCATGTCGGCCACCTCGTCGAAATATACGATGCCGCCATGCGCCTGTTCCAGCAGGCCCTTTTCCACGCCACGCTCGGGGCTTTCGCGGCCGAACAGCACATCCTCCATCCGCTCGGGTTCCACCGATGCGGAGGAGACCGACACGAACGGCCCGCTGGCCCGGTTGGAGTTGACGTGGATATAGCGCGCCGCAACCTCCTTGCCTGACCCCGGCTGCCCGGTCAGCATCACCCGCCCGTTCGACCGCGTAACCTTGTCGAGCTGCGCCTTGAGGCCGCGGAAGGCCGGCGAGGAGCCGATCATCTCGGACGAGGTCACATCGCGGCGGCGCAGGCTGACATTCTCGCGCCGCAGCCGGCTCGTCTCCATCGCGCGGGTGATGACCACCATCAGCTGGTCGATATTGAAGGGCTTTTCGATGAAGTCATAGGCGCCCTGCTTGATCGCGGCGACCGCGATCTCGATGTTGCCATGCCCCGAGATGATGACGACCGGCACGTCGGGATTGTCACGCTTGACCGATTTGAGGATGTCGATCCCGTCCATCCGGCTGTCCTTCAGCCAGATGTCGAGGATCATCAACGCCGGGGGTTCGGCATTGATCTGGGCCATGCACTCGTCGGAATTGGCGGCCAGGCGGGTGGTGAAGCCCTCGTCGCGCAGAATGCCCGAGATCAGCTCGCGGATGTCGCGCTCGTCATCCACGATCAGGATATCGCCCATCTTGCTGTCGCGGTTCGGGGTCATGATTGCCTCTCCGGTTCTGTGGCTGGAGTGTCGGGTGCGAATTGCGGGTCTTGCGGGGATGGCCCCTCGCCGCGCACGCCACCGCGGCTGGCGCGGGCGCGGGGCAACCGGATCTCGGCCAGGGCCCCCCGATGGGCGCCGGGGGCAAAGGCGGGCGCGTCGGTCAGCGTCAGGCTGCCGCCATGTTCCTCGACGATCTTCTTGACGATGGGAAGCCCCAGCCCGGTGCCCTTGGCGCGTGTCGTGACGTAAGGCTCGAACAGCCGCGCGCGGTCGGCGGGCAAGCCGGCGCCATTGTCCATGATGCGGATGGTGATCTGTTGAGGGGTCTCGGCCATGCTGACCCGGACCTCGGGCTCATAGCCGGGGGGTGCACCGTTTTCCACAAGTGTTTCAACGGCTTCTCCGGCGTTCTTTACAAGGTTCGTCACCGCCTGCCCGATCATCGTTGCATCCAGTTCCACCACCACCGGCCCAGCGGGCAGATCGGCCACCAGCCGGGCGCCATGTAGCGCACCTTCCTGCAGCGCCACAGCATCGCGCATCAACTTCGCAAGATCGTGATCGCGGCGGTCAGGTTCGGGCATCCGGGCAAAGCGGCTGAACTCGTCGACGATGCGGCGCAGATCGCCGGTCTGGCGCACGATCACGTCGACCATCTGGTCGAGCGCATCTGCATCCTCTTCCGACATCGCCCGCCCGAACTTGCGGCGGATGCGTTCCGCCGAGAGCTGGATCGGGGTCAGCGGGTTCTTGATCTCATGCGC belongs to Frigidibacter mobilis and includes:
- a CDS encoding sigma-54-dependent transcriptional regulator: MGDILIVDDERDIRELISGILRDEGFTTRLAANSDECMAQINAEPPALMILDIWLKDSRMDGIDILKSVKRDNPDVPVVIISGHGNIEIAVAAIKQGAYDFIEKPFNIDQLMVVITRAMETSRLRRENVSLRRRDVTSSEMIGSSPAFRGLKAQLDKVTRSNGRVMLTGQPGSGKEVAARYIHVNSNRASGPFVSVSSASVEPERMEDVLFGRESPERGVEKGLLEQAHGGIVYFDEVADMPPGTQSKILRVLVEQQFTRVGGSDKVRVDLRVISSTTRDLPAEIAAGRFRQELYDRLNVVPIPVPPLSERREDIPELARHFIAMFNRSQGLPLRALSEEAEALMQTMHWPGNVRQLRNVIERALILGEGNGPIEARELPGHAPDPGSEEGRVVLAGALATLPLREARELFEREYLLTQINRFGGNISRTASFVGMERSALHRKLKSLGVVTTSKSGGRIAHLDEDEDEAAGE